The Nesterenkonia xinjiangensis genome contains a region encoding:
- a CDS encoding alanine/glycine:cation symporter family protein yields the protein MDAFIEWADTVVWSPALVWLCLGAGLLFTIRAKLVQFSQIPNMIRNLVQGGSSRDGISPFQALTMSLSGRVGAGNIAGVAVAIASGGPGAVMWMWIVALLGAATSFVESTLGQIYKERDPRTGEYRGGPAFYFERVYRHTWAGVPLKIYAWIFAVVSVIALGIFLPGIQTDTMSGALTSAFPALDRWMIGVFLAIVLGIIIIGGVKRIAHFTATVVPIMAIGYIIVALIVLLANASEIPSMLRLIFDSAFGAHAVFGGILGYAVDQGVRRGIYSNEAGQGTGPHAAAATEVSHPAKQGLVQAFAVYIDTLIVCSATAFLILSTGMFQVETDDGVIDHATNLPEGAEAGAPYTQHALDTVFAGAGSIFVAIALTFFAFSTLVYYYYMAETNLTYAMRKVKSTSVQRALLAVLQVVILIVVFYGAMGAEGRAWSIGDIGVGIMAWLNIVGILLIQQPAFKALKDYRAQMKAGKDPQFDPRTLGVRNAEFWEERADAIANGTHPESGPQDSGSGGDGDQPAPVPVR from the coding sequence ATGGACGCTTTCATCGAATGGGCGGACACTGTCGTCTGGAGCCCAGCCCTGGTGTGGCTGTGCCTCGGCGCCGGTCTGCTCTTCACCATCCGCGCCAAGCTGGTGCAGTTCAGCCAGATCCCCAATATGATCCGGAACCTGGTCCAGGGCGGCAGCTCGAGGGACGGCATCTCGCCCTTCCAGGCGCTGACGATGTCCCTGTCCGGGCGTGTGGGTGCCGGCAACATCGCCGGTGTGGCCGTGGCGATCGCCTCCGGCGGCCCGGGTGCGGTGATGTGGATGTGGATCGTGGCGCTGCTGGGCGCGGCGACGTCCTTCGTGGAGTCCACCCTCGGCCAGATCTACAAGGAGCGCGACCCGCGCACCGGAGAGTATCGCGGTGGTCCGGCGTTCTACTTCGAGCGCGTGTACCGGCACACCTGGGCGGGCGTTCCGTTGAAGATCTACGCCTGGATCTTCGCGGTGGTCTCCGTGATCGCCCTGGGCATCTTCCTGCCCGGCATTCAGACGGACACGATGTCCGGTGCGCTGACCAGCGCCTTCCCGGCGCTCGACCGCTGGATGATCGGTGTCTTCCTGGCCATCGTGCTGGGCATCATCATCATCGGCGGTGTGAAGCGCATCGCGCACTTCACCGCCACCGTGGTGCCGATCATGGCCATCGGCTACATCATCGTCGCGCTGATCGTCCTGCTGGCCAACGCCTCCGAGATCCCGTCCATGCTGCGACTGATCTTCGACTCCGCGTTCGGCGCCCACGCCGTCTTCGGGGGCATCCTCGGCTACGCCGTCGACCAGGGTGTGCGCCGCGGCATCTACTCCAACGAGGCCGGTCAGGGCACGGGGCCCCACGCGGCCGCTGCGACCGAAGTCTCGCACCCGGCCAAGCAGGGGCTGGTGCAGGCCTTCGCGGTCTACATCGACACGCTGATCGTCTGCTCGGCCACCGCGTTCCTGATCCTCTCGACGGGCATGTTCCAGGTGGAGACCGACGACGGCGTCATCGACCACGCCACGAACCTGCCCGAGGGAGCGGAGGCCGGTGCGCCGTACACCCAGCACGCGCTGGACACGGTCTTCGCCGGGGCCGGATCGATCTTCGTGGCCATCGCGCTGACGTTCTTCGCCTTCTCGACGCTGGTCTATTACTACTACATGGCCGAGACGAACCTGACCTACGCGATGCGCAAGGTCAAGAGCACCAGTGTGCAGCGGGCGCTGCTGGCGGTGCTGCAGGTCGTCATCCTCATCGTGGTCTTCTACGGGGCGATGGGCGCTGAAGGCAGGGCCTGGTCGATCGGTGACATCGGCGTGGGCATCATGGCCTGGCTGAACATCGTGGGAATCCTGCTCATCCAGCAGCCGGCGTTCAAGGCGCTCAAGGACTATCGGGCGCAGATGAAGGCGGGGAAGGACCCGCAGTTCGACCCGCGCACCCTGGGCGTGCGCAACGCTGAGTTCTGGGAGGAGCGGGCCGACGCCATCGCCAACGGCACCCACCCCGAGTCGGGCCCGCAGGACTCCGGCAGCGGCGGCGACGGCGACCAGCCGGCACCGGTCCCGGTGCGCTGA
- a CDS encoding CPBP family intramembrane glutamic endopeptidase — protein sequence MTSPTSSTPELPAPAPSRRFLAWEVILVLGLSLGRSAIYAILQLAERLSLAPLSEQSATVHSSRSRHELFDLTYQLLDSLFALVPVALVIYLFLLHGTNPFRRFGLDLRRPGRDLGIGLGLFVLIGAGTLVVYLAGRTAGLTMEIVPSDVTEHWWTTPTLLLAAVRHALVEEVIMIAYLFDRARRLWPALASSSSRVSPMWWVIAAAALLRGAYHLYQGFGPGVGNALMGLIFGAVYLRYGRVMPLVIAHFLLDAVAFLAFPLVLQLTGMSGLIGG from the coding sequence GTGACCAGCCCGACGTCGTCGACTCCGGAACTCCCTGCCCCGGCACCTTCCCGCCGCTTCCTGGCATGGGAGGTCATCCTGGTGCTGGGCCTGTCCCTGGGCCGCTCGGCGATCTACGCGATCCTACAGCTGGCCGAGCGGCTCTCCCTGGCCCCGCTGTCGGAGCAGTCGGCCACCGTGCACTCCAGCCGCTCCCGACATGAGCTCTTCGACCTGACCTACCAGCTGCTGGACAGCCTCTTCGCCCTGGTGCCGGTGGCCCTGGTGATCTACCTGTTCCTGCTGCACGGGACGAACCCGTTCCGCCGCTTCGGCCTGGACCTGCGCCGCCCTGGACGGGACCTCGGGATCGGTCTCGGACTGTTCGTGCTCATCGGGGCCGGGACCCTGGTGGTCTACCTGGCCGGGCGCACCGCTGGGCTGACCATGGAGATCGTCCCGTCCGACGTCACCGAACATTGGTGGACGACGCCGACGCTGCTGCTGGCCGCGGTGCGCCACGCCCTGGTGGAGGAGGTCATCATGATCGCGTACCTGTTCGACCGTGCGCGCCGCCTGTGGCCCGCCCTGGCGTCGTCGTCCTCGCGGGTCTCCCCGATGTGGTGGGTGATCGCCGCCGCCGCGCTGCTGCGTGGCGCCTACCACCTCTACCAGGGCTTCGGACCAGGGGTCGGCAATGCCCTGATGGGACTGATCTTCGGCGCGGTCTATCTCCGGTACGGCCGGGTGATGCCGTTGGTGATCGCCCACTTCCTGCTGGACGCGGTCGCCTTCCTGGCCTTCCCGCTGGTGCTTCAGCTCACCGGAATGTCGGGGCTCATCGGCGGATGA